A window from Peromyscus eremicus chromosome 5, PerEre_H2_v1, whole genome shotgun sequence encodes these proteins:
- the Prl gene encoding prolactin, whose translation MNSQGPARKAGTLLLLLMSNLLFCQNVHPLPICPNENCQMSLQELFDRVIMLSRYVYKLSTDMFIEIDKQYAHDHEFIAKAINDCPTSSLATPEDKEQAQQVPPEVLLNLILSLVHSWNDPLFQLISEVDGIHEAPDALISRAKEIETQNKRLLEGIEKILGQAYPEAKGNAIYSVWSQLPSLQGVDEESRDLALYNKIRCLRRDSHKVDNYLKLLRCRLVHNNNC comes from the exons ATGAACAGCCAAGGGCCAGCCCGGAAAG CAGGGACACTCCTGCTGCTCCTGATGTCTAACCTGCTGTTCTGCCAAAACGTGCACCCTCTGCCAATCTGTCCCAACGAGAATTGCCAGATGTCCCTCCAGGAGCTGTTTGACCGGGTGATCATGCTTTCTCGCTACGTCTATAAGCTGTCTACAGATATGTTCATTGAAATT GATAAACAGTATGCTCATGACCATGAGTTTATTGCCAAGGCCATCAATGACTGCCCCACTTCTTCCCTGGCTACCCCTGAAGACAAGGAACAAGCCCAGCAGGTCCCT CCGGAAGTCCTTCTGAACCTGATACTCAGTTTGGTGCACTCCTGGAATGACCCTCTGTTTCAACTAATAAGTGAAGTAGATGGTATTCATGAAGCCCCTGATGCTCTCATATCAAGAGCCAAAGAGATTGAGACACAAAACAAGCGTCTTCTAGAGGGAATTGAGAAGATACTTGGCCAG GCCTATCCTGAAGCCAAAGGAAATGCGATCTACTCTGTTTGGTCACAACTTCCATCCCTGCAGGGAGTTGATGAAGAATCCAGAGACTTGGCTCTTTATAACAAGATTCGCTGCCTGCGCAGGGATTCCCACAAGGTTGACAATTATCTCAAGCTCCTAAGATGCAGACTTGTCCATAACAACAACTGCTAA